From Methanomassiliicoccales archaeon LGM-RCC1, one genomic window encodes:
- a CDS encoding histidinol phosphate phosphatase domain-containing protein: MRADLHTHTVYSDGELIPAELVRRAMYKGHDLIAITDHVDMTNVEWVVTNMVKAVDLCEDYIKVIPGVEITHVPPKQIDKVAKMARKFGAEWIVVHGETVTEPVMPGTNRASVENPEIDILAHPGFITLEEAQIAKDNDVILEVTGRAGHNITNGHVVNMARAVGAKMVIDSDTHQPENLMNDAEALVVALGAGLTDKEAETALHVTPYEMTKHL, translated from the coding sequence ATGAGAGCAGACCTTCACACGCACACAGTCTACAGCGACGGGGAACTCATCCCTGCCGAACTGGTCCGCAGGGCCATGTACAAGGGACACGATCTGATCGCAATCACCGACCACGTAGACATGACCAACGTCGAATGGGTGGTCACGAACATGGTGAAGGCCGTCGACCTCTGCGAGGATTACATAAAGGTCATCCCCGGAGTCGAGATCACACATGTCCCTCCGAAGCAGATCGATAAGGTCGCGAAGATGGCCAGGAAGTTCGGTGCGGAGTGGATAGTCGTCCACGGAGAGACCGTCACCGAGCCCGTGATGCCCGGGACCAACCGTGCATCCGTCGAGAATCCCGAGATCGATATCCTGGCGCACCCCGGATTCATCACGTTGGAGGAGGCGCAGATCGCCAAGGACAACGACGTCATCCTGGAGGTCACCGGAAGGGCAGGTCACAACATCACCAACGGACACGTCGTGAACATGGCCAGGGCTGTCGGCGCCAAGATGGTAATCGATTCCGACACGCACCAGCCTGAGAATCTGATGAACGATGCTGAGGCATTAGTAGTGGCTCTCGGAGCTGGTCTGACAGACAAAGAAGCAGAGACCGCTCTCCATGTAACACCCTATGAGATGACCAAGCATTTATGA
- a CDS encoding imidazoleglycerol-phosphate dehydratase has product MTSRVAKIKRETRETNVSVELNLDGTGKFDVDCDLQFLKHMVETLARYAEFDIKVKASGDNDHHLIEDVAITLGKAMRDAIGEQPIERMATATVVMDDAMVMTSLDLVDRPYCEADCPDPLYIHFFRSFAMTAGITLHILVIRGFDEHHIIEAGFKSMGKALKEAVKVRKTALSNKGTVKVK; this is encoded by the coding sequence ATGACCAGCAGGGTTGCTAAGATCAAGCGCGAGACCAGGGAGACCAACGTCTCAGTGGAACTGAATCTGGACGGAACGGGGAAATTCGATGTCGATTGCGACCTCCAGTTCCTCAAGCACATGGTGGAGACACTCGCGAGGTACGCAGAGTTCGACATCAAGGTGAAAGCCTCCGGAGACAACGACCACCACCTCATCGAGGATGTGGCCATCACCTTGGGAAAGGCGATGAGGGATGCCATCGGAGAGCAGCCCATAGAGAGGATGGCAACCGCCACCGTCGTCATGGACGACGCGATGGTGATGACATCCTTGGACCTTGTGGACAGGCCGTACTGCGAGGCAGACTGCCCCGATCCGCTGTACATCCACTTCTTCAGGAGCTTCGCCATGACCGCCGGAATCACCTTGCACATACTGGTCATCCGCGGTTTCGACGAGCACCACATCATAGAGGCCGGTTTCAAATCGATGGGAAAGGCCCTCAAGGAAGCAGTGAAGGTCAGGAAGACCGCCCTCAGCAACAAGGGCACTGTAAAAGTAAAGTGA
- the hisIE gene encoding bifunctional phosphoribosyl-AMP cyclohydrolase/phosphoribosyl-ATP diphosphatase HisIE has product MTELKFDDKGLIPVVVQDWITNEVLMVAWANAEAVELMKTTGYTHFWSRSRQKMWKKGEESGHVQKIKSIQTDCDEDTLLVRVEQTGVACHLGKPSCFDEVIFGETDETMAIIPDLKRVIEDRHQNPSDESYTCKLFNDETRMCKKVIEEAGEFALAIKDKDTDEMAWELADLIYHAMVAIEKTGLPMSEVYKKLKERAE; this is encoded by the coding sequence ATGACAGAACTCAAATTCGATGATAAGGGACTGATCCCCGTTGTGGTCCAGGATTGGATCACTAACGAGGTTCTCATGGTCGCCTGGGCCAATGCAGAGGCTGTGGAGCTCATGAAGACTACAGGATACACCCACTTCTGGTCCAGAAGCAGGCAGAAGATGTGGAAGAAGGGCGAGGAGTCCGGACATGTCCAGAAGATCAAGTCCATCCAGACCGACTGCGATGAGGACACCCTCCTGGTGAGGGTGGAGCAGACCGGAGTGGCCTGTCATCTCGGAAAGCCGTCATGCTTCGACGAGGTCATCTTCGGAGAGACCGACGAGACGATGGCGATCATCCCCGACCTCAAGCGCGTGATTGAGGACAGGCACCAGAATCCCTCCGATGAGAGCTACACGTGCAAGCTGTTCAACGACGAGACCCGCATGTGCAAGAAGGTCATCGAGGAAGCCGGAGAGTTCGCACTGGCGATAAAGGACAAGGACACGGATGAGATGGCCTGGGAACTGGCCGACCTGATCTACCACGCAATGGTGGCCATAGAGAAGACAGGCCTCCCGATGTCCGAGGTCTACAAGAAATTGAAGGAGAGGGCAGAATGA
- the hisF gene encoding imidazole glycerol phosphate synthase subunit HisF, with product MLTKRIIPCLDMRGGKVVKGINFQNIKEVGDPPTMAIDYEGQGADEITFLDISASQEERATMLDVVTKTAEGLNVPLCVGGGIRSVQDVRNTLNAGADKVSINSAAVQNPDIITECSNAFGCQCIVVAIDGKWKDDHWEVVTHGGTRFTGIDAIEWAKEVEDLGAGEILFTSMDADGVKTGYDIKPTALISDEVRIPVIASGGCGSKEHILEVFQQTNASAALAASIFHYKEYTVGEVKEYLRDNGVCVR from the coding sequence ATGCTCACCAAGAGGATCATCCCCTGCCTCGACATGAGGGGCGGGAAGGTAGTCAAGGGAATCAACTTCCAGAACATCAAAGAGGTAGGGGACCCTCCGACCATGGCCATCGACTATGAAGGCCAGGGTGCGGACGAGATCACCTTCCTGGACATCTCCGCATCGCAGGAGGAGAGGGCAACGATGCTCGATGTGGTAACCAAGACCGCAGAGGGCCTGAACGTCCCGCTCTGCGTAGGCGGAGGAATAAGATCGGTGCAGGATGTGAGGAACACCCTGAACGCAGGAGCGGACAAGGTATCGATCAATTCCGCCGCGGTTCAGAACCCGGACATAATTACGGAATGCTCCAACGCATTCGGCTGCCAGTGCATAGTCGTCGCCATCGACGGAAAGTGGAAGGACGACCACTGGGAGGTCGTAACGCACGGGGGAACGAGGTTCACGGGCATCGATGCCATCGAGTGGGCGAAAGAGGTCGAGGACCTCGGGGCAGGGGAGATCCTGTTCACATCCATGGACGCCGACGGCGTCAAGACAGGTTACGACATAAAGCCCACAGCTCTGATCTCTGACGAGGTCAGGATCCCCGTGATCGCATCCGGAGGATGCGGTTCGAAGGAGCATATATTGGAGGTCTTCCAGCAGACCAATGCGTCGGCTGCGCTGGCGGCCTCGATCTTCCATTACAAGGAATACACCGTCGGAGAGGTCAAGGAGTACCTCAGGGACAACGGAGTGTGCGTAAGATGA